A stretch of the Archangium violaceum genome encodes the following:
- a CDS encoding nucleoside hydrolase codes for MTNSRRPSPWSALLLCLTLAACRPPETTPDRRTPVVIDTDMGSDDAMAILFLLRRPDVEVKALTVTGAGLAHCEQGVRNALRLLALANHADIPVACGRETPLRGTHAFPEPWREQADTLNGIPLPEPRTSASGSTAVQVLTSVLEGSQRKVTVLALGNLTNVAEALQAKPSLAERVERLYLMGGAVTVPGNIGDSPGVNPPNPHGEWNIYVDPYAAARVFEAIPVTLVPLDATNHVQVTEAFIQRLDADRQTPEAEFVYRLLSSDMDYVRGGTFFFWDPLAAAALAVEGIVTFEQKTVRVIEEEGADSGRTQESETGHPVWVGVSADRQKFEAAFLDTLNGRVHLTAAPTPSGSTGSVAAAGNPT; via the coding sequence ATGACGAACTCTCGACGTCCCTCTCCGTGGAGCGCCCTGCTGCTATGCCTCACACTGGCCGCATGCCGGCCGCCCGAGACGACGCCTGACCGGCGTACCCCCGTGGTGATCGACACCGACATGGGCTCGGATGACGCCATGGCCATCCTGTTCCTGCTGCGCCGGCCCGACGTGGAGGTGAAGGCCCTCACCGTCACCGGCGCGGGGCTGGCGCATTGTGAGCAGGGCGTGCGCAACGCGCTGCGGTTGCTGGCGCTCGCGAATCACGCGGACATTCCCGTGGCCTGTGGCCGGGAAACACCCCTCCGAGGCACCCATGCCTTCCCGGAGCCCTGGCGCGAGCAGGCGGACACCCTCAACGGCATCCCACTCCCCGAGCCACGCACCTCCGCCTCCGGCTCGACGGCCGTGCAGGTGCTGACCTCCGTCCTGGAGGGCTCCCAACGGAAGGTGACGGTGCTCGCCCTGGGCAACCTCACCAACGTGGCGGAGGCGCTCCAGGCGAAGCCCTCGCTCGCCGAGCGCGTGGAGCGGCTCTACCTGATGGGCGGAGCCGTCACGGTGCCCGGCAACATCGGTGACAGCCCGGGCGTCAACCCGCCCAATCCCCATGGCGAGTGGAACATCTACGTGGACCCCTACGCGGCGGCGCGGGTCTTCGAGGCCATCCCGGTGACGCTGGTTCCGCTCGATGCGACCAACCACGTCCAGGTGACCGAGGCGTTCATCCAGCGGCTCGACGCGGATCGCCAGACACCCGAGGCGGAGTTCGTCTACCGGCTCCTGTCCAGCGACATGGATTACGTCCGCGGTGGCACGTTCTTCTTCTGGGATCCGCTCGCGGCGGCGGCCCTCGCCGTGGAGGGGATCGTCACCTTCGAGCAGAAGACGGTGCGGGTCATCGAGGAGGAAGGCGCGGACAGCGGGCGGACGCAGGAGTCGGAGACCGGGCATCCGGTGTGGGTCGGCGTGTCGGCGGATCGCCAGAAGTTCGAAGCGGCCTTCCTCGACACGCTCAACGGCCGGGTGCACCTCACAGCCGCGCCAACGCCGT
- a CDS encoding RNA polymerase sigma factor, with the protein MTMIQEPRLRAAMEGRRDAAEALIAELLPRVRNLVRYSVHGESEVDDITQEALVAILRGLPTYRGEGAFASWADRVVARVTFAAARRARAERSQLDVDDELVEQNALPPSATQPEDCLLRRQLEKLMEQLSDEQRRALLLHHVMGMSVPEMAEELEVPFETVRSRLRLARAHLRELLSRDAGLEKMM; encoded by the coding sequence ATGACGATGATCCAGGAGCCGCGCCTCCGCGCTGCCATGGAAGGTCGGCGTGATGCGGCCGAAGCATTGATCGCTGAGCTTCTGCCAAGGGTTCGCAACCTGGTCCGGTACTCGGTCCACGGCGAGTCCGAAGTAGATGATATTACCCAGGAAGCCCTGGTCGCCATCCTGCGCGGGCTCCCCACCTATCGCGGAGAGGGGGCGTTCGCCTCCTGGGCCGACCGGGTCGTGGCGCGAGTGACCTTCGCCGCCGCGAGGCGCGCTCGCGCCGAACGATCCCAGCTGGACGTGGATGACGAGTTGGTCGAGCAGAACGCGCTACCCCCGAGCGCCACTCAGCCCGAAGACTGTCTTCTGCGACGCCAGCTCGAGAAGCTGATGGAGCAGCTCTCCGATGAGCAGCGGCGTGCCCTGCTCCTCCACCACGTGATGGGAATGAGTGTCCCGGAGATGGCTGAAGAACTGGAGGTCCCCTTCGAAACGGTCCGCAGCCGGCTCCGTCTGGCGAGAGCCCATCTCCGGGAATTGCTCTCCCGGGACGCCGGTCTGGAAAAGATGATGTAG